One region of Gorilla gorilla gorilla isolate KB3781 chromosome 13, NHGRI_mGorGor1-v2.1_pri, whole genome shotgun sequence genomic DNA includes:
- the LOC129524434 gene encoding putative UPF0607 protein ENSP00000381418, translating into MGNSLSVFCSWFRRRSWPRHRQPARLVREAFPAGRAHPAAPAPVPAPGIWGRFPLLFNHQRHFGPSFPVGWDGAPMRLCLIPRNMGTPQRVLPPVVWSPPSRKKPVLSARNSRMFGHLSPVRIPRLRGKFNLRLPSLDEQVIPARLPKMEVRAEEPKEITEVKDQVETQGQEDNKREPCSNGEAASTSRPLETQGNLTSSWYNPRPLEGNVHLKSLTENNQTDKAQVHAVSFYSKGHGVSSSHSPAGGILPFGKPDPLPTVLPTPVPGCSLWPEKAALKVLGKDHLPSSPGLLMVGEDMQPKDPAALGSSRSSPPRATGHRSRKRKLSGPPLQLQPTPPLQLRWDRDEGPPPAKLPCLSPEALLVGQASQREGRLQQGNMRKNMRVLSRTSKFKRLRELLRRRKKRRQGRRGGPRL; encoded by the coding sequence ATGGGCAACTCACTAAGCGTATTTTGTTCCTGGTTCCGCCGCAGGTCCTGGCCACGCCATCGGCAACCTGCTCGTCTTGTccgtgaggccttcccagctggCCGGGCTCACCCCGCGGCTCCTGCACCTGTGCCTGCCCCGGGAATCTGGGGCCGTTTCCCACTCCTCTTCAACCATCAGCGACATTTTGGGCCTTCTTTTCCAGTCGGGTGGGACGGCGCCCCTATGAGGCTGTGTCTTATCCCTCGGAACATGGGCACCCCACAGAGGGTCCTGCCTCCTGTGGTCTGGAGCCCCCCCTCAAGAAAGAAACCCGTGCTGTCTGCTCGCAACTCCAGGATGTTTGGACACCTCAGCCCCGTGAGGATCCCTCGTCTCAGAGGCAAGTTTAACCTCCGACTTCCTTCATTAGATGAGCAGGTGATCCCAGCCAGGCTCCCGAAGATGGAGGTGAGGGCAGAAGAGCCCAAAGAAATAACGGAGGTGAAAGACCAGGTAGAGACCCAGGGGCAGGAGGACAATAAAAGGGAACCCTGTAGCAATGGGGAAGCAGCTTCCACCTCTAGGCCCCTGGAGACTCAGGGAAACCTCACTTCCTCCTGGTACAATCCCAGGCCCTTGGAGGGAAATGTCCACCTCAAGAGCTTGACAGAAAACAACCAGACTGACAAGGCCCAGGTGCATGCAGTGAGTTTCTACTCCAAGGGCCATGGAGTCTCCAGTTCACACAGCCCTGCTGGAGGCATCCTTCCCTTTGGGAAGCCTGACCCACTTCCAACAGTGCTCCCTACCCCAGTTCCGGGCTGCTCCCTGTGGCCAGAGAAGGCGGCCTTGAAGGTGCTGGGTAAAGACCACCTGCCCAGCTCTCCAGGCTTGCTGATGGTTGGGGAGGACATGCAGCCCAAGGATCCTGCAGCTCTTGGATCAAGTAGGTCTTCTCCACCCAGAGCTACTGGCCACAGGTCCCGCAAAAGAAAACTGTCGGGGCCACCGCTGCAGCTGCAACCGACCCCTCCCCTGCAACTGAGGTGGGATAGAGACGAGGGGCCCCCACCGGCTAAGCTTCCATGTCTATCTCCTGAGGCACTGTTGGTGGGTCAGGCTTCCCAAAGAGAAGGACGCCTCCAGCAGGGCAACATGCGTAAGAACATGAGGGTGTTAAGTAGAACGTCAAAATTCAAGAGACTAAGAGAGCTGcttaggaggagaaagaagagacggcagggcaggcgtggtggcccacgcctgtaa